In one window of Dermochelys coriacea isolate rDerCor1 chromosome 3, rDerCor1.pri.v4, whole genome shotgun sequence DNA:
- the LOC119853480 gene encoding squalene synthase-like isoform X2: MTINLETKVPMLHDFHSYLYQPDWRYMESKEKDKQVLEDFPTISLEFRNLAKVYRDVIADICHKMGAGMAEFLEKKVDTQHEWDKYCHYVAGLVGIGLSRLFSASELEDPVVGQDTELANSMGLFLQKTNIIRDYLEDQLEGREFWPREVWSRYAKKLSDLAKPEHIDMAVQCMNELITNALHHVPDVLTYLSRLKNQSVFNFCAIPQVMAIATLAACYNNKQVFRGVVKIRKGQAVTLMMDATNIQAVKAIMYQYVEEIYQKVPSTDPSSNKTQQIIVSIRTMSLPNGVEVSRNHYSPIYLSCAMLLAALSWQYLSAMSKASEEYVQASEN, encoded by the exons ATGACCATCAACTTAGAAACCAAGGTACCAATGTTGCATGACTTCCACTCCTATCTGTATCAGCCGGACTGGAGATACATGGAGAGCAAGGAGAAGGACAAGCAGGTGCTTGAGGACTTCCCAACG ATCTCCTTGGAGTTCAGAAACCTGGCAAAGGTGTATCGAGATGTGATTGCAGATATTTGTCATAAGATGGGAGCCGGAATGGCAGAGTTCTTGGAAAAGAAGGTTGACACCCAGCATGAGTGGGATAAG TATTGTCACTATGTTGCTGGGCTGGTGGGGATTGGCCTTTCCCGTCTGTTCTCTGCATCAGAACTAGAAGACCCTGTCGTAGGACAGGACACAGAGCTTGCAAATTCCATGGGCCTCTTTCTTCAGAAAACCAACATCATTCGTGATTATCTGGAGGACCAGCTGGAGGGAAGAGAATTCTGGCCCAGAGAG GTTTGGAGCAGGTATGCCAAGAAACTGTCGGATCTCGCCAAGCCAGAGCACATTGACATGGCTGTCCAGTGTATGAATGAACTGATCACAAATGCATTGCACCATGTCCCTGATGTTCTCACCTACTTATCTAGACTGAAAAACCAAAGCGTCTTCAACTTCTGTGCTATTCCACAG GTGATGGCCATCGCCACTCTGGCGGCCTGTTACAATAACAAACAGGTGTTTCGGGGTGTGGTGAAGATTCGGAAAGGACAAGCTGTCACTTTAATGATGGATGCCACAAACATACAAGCTGTCAAGGCTATAATGTACCAGTATGTGGAAGAG ATCTATCAGAAGGTCCCAAGCACAGACCCTTCTTCTAACAAGACCCAGCAGATCATTGTCTCAATCCGAACAATGAGTTTGCCCAATGGTGTCGAGGTATCCCGTAACCATTACTCCCCCATCTACCTCTCATGCGCCATGCTTCTGGCAGCGCTGAGCTGGCAGTATCTGAGTGCGATGTCGAAGGCATCAGAGGAGTATGTACAGGCCAGTGAGAACTGA
- the CTSB gene encoding cathepsin B, translated as MWQSVSALCVLVTLVSARSVPYFAPLSHDLVNYINKLNTTWQAGHNFHNTDMSYVKKLCGTFLHGPKLPVRTEFAGEMNLPDSFDSRDQWPNCPTINEIRDQGSCGSCWAFGAVEAISDRVCVHTNGKINVEISAEDLLSCCGFKCGMGCNGGYPSGAWGYWTEEGLVSGGLYDSHIGCRPYSIPPCEHHINGSRPPCTGEQGDTPRCDRHCEAGYSPSYESDKHFGATSYKVPSSEKEIMAEIYKNGPVEGAFAVYEDFLMYKSGVYQHVSGGEVGGHAIRILGWGVENGTPYWLAANSWNTDWGDNGFFKILRGQDHCGIESEIVAGIPKTELYWKRI; from the exons ATGTGGCAGTCTGTATCTGCCCTGTGTGTCCTGGTGACCCTCGTGAGTGCCCGCAGTGTCCCCTACTTTGCTCCCCTCTCGCATGATTTGGTCAACTACATCAACAAACTCAACACTACATGGCAG gctgggcaCAATTTCCACAATACTGACATGAGTTATGTGAAGAAACTGTGTGGTACATTCCTGCATGGGCCCAAACTGCCAGTGAG GACTGAGTTTGCTGGAGAGATGAACTTGCCGGACAGCTTTGACTCCCGGGACCAGTGGCCAAATTGTCCAACCATTAATGAGATCAGAGACCAGGGCTCTTGTGGCTCTTGTTGG GCGTTTGGTGCGGTGGAGGCCATTTCGGACAGAGTCTGCGTGCACACCAACGGCAAGATCAACGTGGAAATCTCGGCGGAAGATCTCCTGTCTTGTTGTGGCTTCAAGTGTGGGATGGG GTGTAATGGCGGCTACCCTTCTGGTGCGTGGGGGTATTGGACTGAGGAAGGCCTGGTGTCTGGCGGGCTCTATGACTCCCATATAG GCTGCAGACCATATTCCATCCCTCCATGCGAGCACCACATCAATGGGTCACGCCCCCCGTGCACTGGGGAGCAAGGGGACACCCCCAGGTGCGACAGACACTGTGAAGCAGGCTACTCGCCTTCATATGAGAGTGACAAGCACTTCG GAGCTACATCGTACAAAGTCCCTTCCAGTGAGAAGGAGATAATGGCTGAGATCTACAAAAATGGCCCAGTAGAGGGAGCGTTTGCCGTGTACGAGGACTTCCTCATGTACAAGTCGG GTGTTTACCAGCATGTCTCCGGGGGAGAGGTTGGTGGCCATGCTATCAGAATCCTTGGCTGGGGCGTAGAAAATGGCACTCCTTACTGGCTGGCTGCGAATTCCTGGAACACTGACTGGGGTGACAATG GTTTCTTTAAAATCCTCCGAGGGCAGGACCACTGTGGAATCGAATCCGAGATAGTGGCTGGCATCCCCAAAACAGAACTGTACTGGAAGAGGATCTAA